From Woronichinia naegeliana WA131, the proteins below share one genomic window:
- a CDS encoding SDR family oxidoreductase, whose protein sequence is MRILVTGGAGFIGSHLIDRLMAQGQEVICLDNFYTGTKQNIVKWLGHPQFELVRHDVTEPIRLEVDQVYHLACPASPVHYQFNPVKTIKTNVMGTLYMLGLAKRVGARFLLASTSEVYGDPDVHPQPEEYRGNVNCIGSRACYDEGKRVAETLAFEYHREHHTDIRVARIFNTYGPRMLENDGRVVSNFIVQALQGNPLTVYGDGSQTRSFCFVSDLVEGLIRLMNGDFIGPVNLGNQGEYTILELAQKIQGYINPHAELIYKPLPEDDPKQRQPDITRAKTYLNWEPTIALDDGLKTTIADFQARVTGT, encoded by the coding sequence ATGAGAATTCTTGTCACAGGTGGGGCTGGTTTCATCGGCTCCCATTTAATTGACCGCTTAATGGCACAGGGCCAAGAGGTAATTTGCTTAGATAATTTCTACACAGGCACTAAACAAAATATTGTCAAATGGTTGGGGCATCCTCAATTTGAACTCGTGCGCCATGATGTCACTGAACCCATTCGTTTAGAAGTTGATCAGGTTTATCATCTTGCCTGTCCGGCTTCTCCCGTGCACTATCAGTTCAATCCCGTCAAAACCATTAAAACCAATGTCATGGGAACCCTATATATGTTGGGGTTGGCAAAAAGGGTCGGTGCGCGTTTTTTGTTGGCCTCTACCTCAGAAGTTTATGGCGATCCCGATGTTCATCCTCAGCCAGAGGAATATCGCGGGAATGTGAACTGTATTGGCAGTCGGGCCTGTTATGACGAAGGTAAACGGGTTGCAGAAACCTTAGCCTTTGAATATCATCGCGAACATCATACCGATATTCGAGTGGCTCGCATTTTCAATACCTATGGCCCCAGAATGCTGGAAAATGACGGACGGGTTGTGAGTAATTTTATTGTTCAGGCGTTACAAGGAAATCCTTTGACCGTTTATGGAGATGGTTCTCAAACTCGTAGTTTTTGTTTTGTCTCAGACTTAGTAGAAGGTTTAATAAGGTTGATGAATGGTGATTTTATTGGGCCCGTTAATCTCGGCAATCAGGGAGAATACACAATTCTAGAATTGGCTCAGAAAATCCAGGGCTATATCAACCCCCATGCTGAACTCATTTACAAGCCCTTACCAGAGGATGATCCGAAGCAACGTCAGCCTGATATTACCCGTGCAAAAACCTATTTGAACTGGGAACCCACTATTGCACTTGATGACGGTTTAAAAACGACGATCGCCGATTTTCAGGCGCGGGTAACTGGAACTTGA